CTACCAGCAGCGATATGCAGGGGTCACCTCGGCGCTACCCTGGATGATCACACCACGTAGTCGGGGGGGTACGTTGGGCGCCCAGCTCCGCCGGATCCGGCAGCGGATCAGATCGGTGAGGTCGACCGCGAAGATCACCAGAGCGCAGGAGCTCATCGCGGCGTCGCGCGTGGGCAAGGCGAGGGACCGGGCGATGGCCGCCGAGCCGTACAGCAGGGAGATCTCGCGGGCGGTCTCCACGCTCGTCAGCCACCACATGCGGATGGACCACGCGCTGCTCAACCTGCGTCCCGACACCTCCAGGGTGGCGGTGCTGCTGATGACCAGCGACCGCGGCTTCTGCGGCGGCTACAACAACAACGTGATCCGCAGGAGCGAGGCGCTGTCCGAGCTGCTGCGCGACCAGGGCAAGGAGCCCGTCGTCCACGTCGTCGGGCGCAAGGGCGTGGAGTGGCACCGCTTCAGGGAGCGCGAGCTGGCCGGGCAGTGGACCGGCATGTCGGGCCATCCCGACTACGCGACGGCGGCGGAGATCGGCCAGACCCTCATCGACGCCTTCGACCTGCCGACGCGCGAGGGCGGCGTGGGCGAGGTGCACGTGGTCTACACGCACTTCCTGTCGATGCTGTCCCAGCGCACGACCGCCCACCGGATCCTGCCGATGGAGGTGGAGGAGGTGGAGGAGGAGGTGAGCGCGGAGGAGGCGCGGGCCGGCGGCGGCCTGCCCAAGGCGCCCTACGAGTTCGACCCCTCGCCCGAGGCGGTGCTCGACGAGCTGCTGCGCACGTACGTCCGTTCGCGGATCTGGTTCATGATGCTGGCCTCGGCGGCGTCGGAGTGGGCGGCCCGCCGTACGGCGATGTCGTCGGCGACGGAGAACGCCCACGACCTGATCGACCGGCTCACCCGGGAGGCCAACGACGCCAGGCAGGCCGAGATCACCACGGAGATCGCCGAGATCGTCGGCGGCGCGGAGGCGTTGCGGCCCGGCTGAACAATTTGGAAAAAGCAGACAAAAGAGATAAAACCTCCTCCAAGTCTTTTCTTGGGGAGGTCGCAGCATGGCCCTGTCCGATCGCGAGCGTCAGGTTCTCGACGGCATCGCCCGCCAGCTCGCCATGGAGGATCCCGCGTTCGCGCGCAGCTTCGCCGAGCACGGCGAGGGCCTCGCGACCGCCGAACGCGGCGCGGGACGACGGGACACGTGGCCCGCGGCGCTGATCGCGGTCTGCCTCGCGCTGTTCGCCGTCGTGCTGCTCGTCTCCGGCTCCCCTCGGACCTGAACGGCGTTTTGGCGCTCTCCGCATAGGGGAAGTCACCCGATGTCATATGACACGGGGGATTTCTGCGTCGGGGGGCGCTATGCGGGAACCACGACGTCCAGCCGACGTCGGCCTTGACACGGCCGGATCCGAGGTGGCCGGGATCTCCCCCACCGAGGGACGCAGCCTCGGTCTCGGCTCGGGCATCGCGCTCGTCGTCGGCAACGTCGTCGGTACGGGGATCTTCCTGCTGCCCGCAGCGCTCGCCGCCTTCGGCACCGTCAGCCTGGTCGCGATGGCGGCGGTGACCGTCGGCGCCATCGCGATGGCGATGGTCTTCGGCAGGCTGGGCGCCAGGATTCCCGCGGGCGGCGGCCCCTACGCCTACGCGCGCAACGCCTTCGGCGAGTTCACCGGCTTCTGGAACGCCTGGTCGTTCTGGCTGACCGCGTGGATCGGCAACGCCGCCATCGCGGTGGCATGGGTCGGGTACGTGCAGTACTTCGCCCGGCAGGTCTTCGGCCTCGACTGGAGCGGCACGGCCGCCGCGATCGTCATCGCGCTGATCGGCGTCTGGATCCCCGCGGTGGTCAACCTGCTCGGCGCCAGGAACATGGCCGCCTTCCAGTCGGTCACCACGATCCTGAAGTTCGCGCCGCTGCTGTTCGTCGCCGTCGTGGGCCTGTTCTTCGTCCAGGGGGCCAACTTCGGCCCCTTCAACGCCACCGACGGCAGCTGGGTCGGGGCGCTCTCCCTGGCGGGCGCGGTCGCGCTGTTCATCTACTCGGGCGTGGAGAGCGTCTCCATCGCCGCCGAGAAGATCAAGGACCCGGCCCGCAACATCGGCAGGGCCAGCATCATCGGCGTCCTGGCCTGCGCGGCCCTGTACATGCTGAGCACCGTCGCGGTCATGGGCACCGTCCCCCACACGCGGCTGGTCGACTCCACCGCGCCGTTCGCCGACGCGCTCAACAACATGTTCGGCGGCTCGGCCGGCGGCGTGCTCATGGCCGCCTGCGCGATCATCTCCGGCGTCGGCGCGCTCAACGGCTGGACCATGCTGGTGGCCGAGATGCCGATGGCCGCGGCCAAGGACGGGACGTTCCCCCCGATGTTCGCCAGGGAGTCGCGGCGCGGCGCGCCGGTCACCGGCATCCTCGCCGGGACGGTCCTGACCTCCCTGATGCTCCTGGTGGCCTACGCCTCCGAGAACGCCTTCAGCACGATCGTGCTGCTCGCCTCCTTCACCACCGTCATCCCCTACTTCTTCTCCGCCGCCGCCCAGCTGTACTGGCTGGTCACGGGGGCCCGCGCGGTCGACAGGGGCCGGCTGACGCGCGACATCGTCATCAGCGTGATCGCGCTGGTGTTCGCGTTCTGGATGGCCTACGGCTCCGGCGCCGACGCGGTGCTGGGAGGCACGCTGATGCTTCTGGTGGGCGTGCCCGTCTACATCTGGGTGAAGGCCCAACGAGGCGAGTACGGCCCGCAGGTCTAGGAAAGGAAGACACGTTATGACCTTTCATGTCGATTCCGAAGTGGGCAGGCTCTCCCAGGTCATGCTGCACAAGCCCGAACTGGCGCTGAAGCGGCTCACCCCGACGAACAAGGACGCCTTCCTCTTCGACGACGTGCTGTGGGTGCAGCGCGCGGTCGAGGAGCACGAGGAGTGGCAGCAGACCCTGCGCGACCTCGGCATCACCGTCTACATGCTGGCCGACCTGCTGCGCGAGACGCTCGACATCCCCGAGGCGCGCAAGCACATCCTCGACCACGTCGTCGACGAGCGCTGGCACGGGCCGCTGGCCACCGATGCCATCCGCAACACGCTCGACGCGC
This window of the Nonomuraea africana genome carries:
- a CDS encoding F0F1 ATP synthase subunit gamma, with the protein product MGAQLRRIRQRIRSVRSTAKITRAQELIAASRVGKARDRAMAAEPYSREISRAVSTLVSHHMRMDHALLNLRPDTSRVAVLLMTSDRGFCGGYNNNVIRRSEALSELLRDQGKEPVVHVVGRKGVEWHRFRERELAGQWTGMSGHPDYATAAEIGQTLIDAFDLPTREGGVGEVHVVYTHFLSMLSQRTTAHRILPMEVEEVEEEVSAEEARAGGGLPKAPYEFDPSPEAVLDELLRTYVRSRIWFMMLASAASEWAARRTAMSSATENAHDLIDRLTREANDARQAEITTEIAEIVGGAEALRPG
- a CDS encoding DUF3040 domain-containing protein → MALSDRERQVLDGIARQLAMEDPAFARSFAEHGEGLATAERGAGRRDTWPAALIAVCLALFAVVLLVSGSPRT
- a CDS encoding amino acid permease; its protein translation is MREPRRPADVGLDTAGSEVAGISPTEGRSLGLGSGIALVVGNVVGTGIFLLPAALAAFGTVSLVAMAAVTVGAIAMAMVFGRLGARIPAGGGPYAYARNAFGEFTGFWNAWSFWLTAWIGNAAIAVAWVGYVQYFARQVFGLDWSGTAAAIVIALIGVWIPAVVNLLGARNMAAFQSVTTILKFAPLLFVAVVGLFFVQGANFGPFNATDGSWVGALSLAGAVALFIYSGVESVSIAAEKIKDPARNIGRASIIGVLACAALYMLSTVAVMGTVPHTRLVDSTAPFADALNNMFGGSAGGVLMAACAIISGVGALNGWTMLVAEMPMAAAKDGTFPPMFARESRRGAPVTGILAGTVLTSLMLLVAYASENAFSTIVLLASFTTVIPYFFSAAAQLYWLVTGARAVDRGRLTRDIVISVIALVFAFWMAYGSGADAVLGGTLMLLVGVPVYIWVKAQRGEYGPQV